The DNA region CGAGTCGGGGACCCACGCCAGCCGAGCACCCAGGTCGGCCCACTCATCTCCGATCAGCAGGCGCGACGAGTGGCCGGATTCGTTGAACGGGCACTGGACGACGGAGCCGAGCTGCTGTGGGGGAGTCCTGAACGCAATGGCCTGTACATGATGCCAATGCTTCTGGCCAGCGTGCGCCAGGACATGGAAGTCGTGCAGGAGGAGATCTTCGGGCCTGTGCTCACGTTCCAGACGTTTGCCGACGAGGCAGAAGCCGTCGCGCTGGCCAACGGCACGAGATTCGCTCTCGCGGCCGGCGTCTACACGACTGACGCGCAACGGGCCTGGCGGGTCAGCGACGCCATCGTCTCGGGGCTCGTATGGGTCAACGGCTACGGCGCGCGTCATCTGGCTACGCCGTTCGGGGGCACGAAGAGCTCCGGTCTCGGCCGCGAAGGCGGCGACTGGAGCTTCGACTTCTTCTGCGACGTCAAGAACGTTTCGATCACCGCAGACACCTTTGGGGGTACACGATGACGTTGTGGGGCTTCGACTCGCTCCCCCCTGTGTTGAGGGGGCCCCGGACGGAGTGGCGCCGCGTGTTCTTCGAGGGGCGCGTTCAACACGTGCTCGCTCGCGACGGGCAGCTCAGGATCTCGGACGGGCGGTGGGTCCCGGAGGAGGAAGCCCCCCATCTGGCGCCCTGCGTACCGTCGAAGATCGTGGCGATGCATCTGAACCTCGACGCACGCAGAATCGAGAATCGGGATCCTGCGCCGCCGGCGACACCGAATTACTTCCTCAAGCCGCCGACCTCCGTGAACGCGCACCACGGTGTGCTTCACCGGCCGCAGGGCCATCACTATCTGAACTACGAGGGAGAGCTGGCCGTCGTCGTTGGACAGCCCCTGTTCGATGTGCGCCCCGACGACGCCTGGGCCGCGATCGCGGGATTCACGGTGGCGAACGACGTGGGGCTGCACGACTATCGCGACACCGACAACGGCTCGATGCTGCGGGTCAAGGGCCAGGACGGATTCTGCCCGCTGGGCCCGGGCCTGGTCAGCGGCGTCGATGTTCGCGAGTCCACCCTGCGCACGTATGTCAATGGAGCGGTGGTGCAGGAAGGGTCGATTGCAGACCTTCTGTTCGATCCGGGCTACGTTCTCAGTGACCTGTCCCGCCACATGACCCTGCTGCCGGGTGACGTGGTGCTGCTGGGGACGCCCGCAAACTCTCGCCCGATGAACGTAGGCGACGTCGTCGAGGTGGAAGTCACCGGGGTCGGGCGCTTGAGCAACCGGATTGCCGAGCGGCCGGACGCCGCCTTCGAGGACGGTCATCGCCGCACCGACAGCGACAATGTTCGCCGCATCGCATTGATGGGTGACTACTGGGCCGCGCGTGACGCGGAGGTGCACTGACCATGCGACTCAGCGATGAGCAGGTGGGGTCGTGGGCGGACGCCCTGGTGAAGGCCGAGGAGACACGCACGCCGATCGGCAAGCTCTCAGCCGCCGAGCCCGAGCTCGAACCGGCGCAGGCATACCGTATCCAACGCGAAGTGGCACAGCGGCGAACTGACAACGGTGAGCAGCTCGTTGGCCTGAAAGTGGGACTGACCAGCCGCGCGATGCAGCAGATGAGCGGAGTCATGCAGCCAGACTTCGGGCACCTGTTCGCCGCGATGGCGGTCGCTGACGGTGCGATCGTCGAGACGGCCGAACTCATGCAGCCCGCGGTCGAGGCCGAGCTCGCCTATGTGCTGGCCGAGCCGCTGGAGGGTCCAGGAGTCTCCGCCGCGGACGTGCTGCGAGCCACCGCCTTTGTCTGCCCAGCACTTGAGATCGTCGACACCCGCTTCGACGACTGGAAGATCCGCTGGGTCGACACGGTCGCCGACAACGGGTCGTCGGCCCGGTTCGTGCTCGGCGACAACGGGGTGGACCCCAAGGGCCTCGATCTCGAAATGGCAGGTCTCGTCTTCGAGCGCAACGGCTCCATCGTGTCAACCGCCGCGCTTGCCGAGGTCATGGGGCATCCGACCCGCGCCGTCGCGTGGCTTGCGAACGCTCTGGCGGAGTACGGCACCACGCTGCCTGCGGGCTCGGTCGTGTTGTCAGGCGCACCATGCCGCGCAGTCGCCGTCGAACCCGGAGATCACTTCCGGGTCCGCATTGACCGCATCGGCACGGCAGCCGTGACCTTCCGTTGACCGCGCCGGATACCGCGGACACCGGACATGGACCAGGAACAGGCGGCCGGCGGCATGGGACGGCCCAAGCCAGATCGACCCCCACTGACGCAGGAGGCAGAGAGACGATGACCGTGACAACACCCGCCACCTGGGCGGACCCCACCGCCATTGGTGAGCGCATCTACAGTGGCGGCTGGATCGAGGCCGGCGGTGGGCTGCTCGACGTCATCGAACCTGCGACGGGCGACCTGATCGCACACGTGGGCAGCGCCTCGCCGGAGGACGTCCGCCGTGCCGCCGCCAGGGCCGCCGAGGCACAGCGCGAGTGGGCCGGCACGCCGTTTCCCCATCGTGCCGCGGTCCTGAGCCGGGCCGCGGATCTTCTGCGAGCTCACGAGGCCGATTTCGGACACTGGCTGCGACGTGAAGCGGGCGCGACCGCCCTGCGAGTACGCATGGAACTGGGTGGATCAGAGGCTGAGCTTCGCGAGGGGGCAGCCAGCACGTCCCAGGCACACGGCGAGTTCTACCCGACGCTCAAGGCGGGGGAGCGGTCCTATGCCTACCGAGTGCCGCGTGGCGTCATCGGGGTGATCTCGCCCTGGAACGCGCCGCTGCTGTTGGCGATGCGTTCGATCGCACCCGCCCTCGCACTCGGGAACGCGGTCGTGGTCAAGCCGGACCCGCACACTCCGATCTCCGGAGGCGTGCTCATTGCGCAACTGTTCGAGGACGCCGGCCTGCCGACCGGGCTGCTGCACGTCGTACCGGGCGGAGTCGAAGCTGGCGAAGCGCTGGTCGCCGACCCGCACATTGCCATGATCTCGTTCACCGGTTCCACGCAGGTGGGGCGTCTTGTCGGCGCGGCAGCGGGACAAGCCCTGAAGCCGGTGAACCTGGAGCTGGGCGGCAACAACGCCTTCATCGTGCTCGACGACGCCGACGTCGAGGCCGCCGCGTCCGCCGGTGCGTGGAGCACGTTCTTCGGCGCCGGCCAGGGATGCATCTGTGCCGGGCGGCACCTCGTTGCGGAGAACCTGTACGACCGGTACGTCGAGCTGGTCACTGAGTACGCACGTGCGCTGACCGTCGGCGACACCTTGCGTGAGGAGTCCATCCGACTGGGTCCTCTCATCAACCAGCGCCAGGCGGGCAACGTGAACCGCATTGTGACCAGCAGCGTCGCCGCGGGCGCGCGGCTGACGGCCGGCGGGGAACCGCGGGGTTGTCTGTTCCCGGCAACGGTGCTCGCGGACGTGACGCCGAACATGGCGATCTTCGAGGAGGAGACTTTCGGCCCGGTCGTCGGAATCACCTCGTTCCGAGACGACGACGAGGCGGTCGCACTGGCCAATCAGAGCGAGTACGGCCTCACCGCCGCAGTCCACTCCCGTTCCACGGGCCGCGCTCTCGCCATTGCCGAGCGACTGAATACCGGCATGGCGCACATCAACGACGTCACGATCAAGGACGGGCCGACCGTTCCGTTCGGCGGTACGGGAGCCTCCGGCAACGGAGGGCGATTCGGCGGTTCGTCGAACTGGGACGAGTTCACCGAATGGCGTTGGTTCACCGTCAACG from Streptomyces sp. NBC_00258 includes:
- a CDS encoding fumarylacetoacetate hydrolase family protein; translation: MTLWGFDSLPPVLRGPRTEWRRVFFEGRVQHVLARDGQLRISDGRWVPEEEAPHLAPCVPSKIVAMHLNLDARRIENRDPAPPATPNYFLKPPTSVNAHHGVLHRPQGHHYLNYEGELAVVVGQPLFDVRPDDAWAAIAGFTVANDVGLHDYRDTDNGSMLRVKGQDGFCPLGPGLVSGVDVRESTLRTYVNGAVVQEGSIADLLFDPGYVLSDLSRHMTLLPGDVVLLGTPANSRPMNVGDVVEVEVTGVGRLSNRIAERPDAAFEDGHRRTDSDNVRRIALMGDYWAARDAEVH
- a CDS encoding aldehyde dehydrogenase family protein — its product is MTVTTPATWADPTAIGERIYSGGWIEAGGGLLDVIEPATGDLIAHVGSASPEDVRRAAARAAEAQREWAGTPFPHRAAVLSRAADLLRAHEADFGHWLRREAGATALRVRMELGGSEAELREGAASTSQAHGEFYPTLKAGERSYAYRVPRGVIGVISPWNAPLLLAMRSIAPALALGNAVVVKPDPHTPISGGVLIAQLFEDAGLPTGLLHVVPGGVEAGEALVADPHIAMISFTGSTQVGRLVGAAAGQALKPVNLELGGNNAFIVLDDADVEAAASAGAWSTFFGAGQGCICAGRHLVAENLYDRYVELVTEYARALTVGDTLREESIRLGPLINQRQAGNVNRIVTSSVAAGARLTAGGEPRGCLFPATVLADVTPNMAIFEEETFGPVVGITSFRDDDEAVALANQSEYGLTAAVHSRSTGRALAIAERLNTGMAHINDVTIKDGPTVPFGGTGASGNGGRFGGSSNWDEFTEWRWFTVNDTTSRMEL
- a CDS encoding 2-keto-4-pentenoate hydratase, translated to MKAEETRTPIGKLSAAEPELEPAQAYRIQREVAQRRTDNGEQLVGLKVGLTSRAMQQMSGVMQPDFGHLFAAMAVADGAIVETAELMQPAVEAELAYVLAEPLEGPGVSAADVLRATAFVCPALEIVDTRFDDWKIRWVDTVADNGSSARFVLGDNGVDPKGLDLEMAGLVFERNGSIVSTAALAEVMGHPTRAVAWLANALAEYGTTLPAGSVVLSGAPCRAVAVEPGDHFRVRIDRIGTAAVTFR